In Opitutaceae bacterium TAV5, one genomic interval encodes:
- a CDS encoding hydroxyacid dehydrogenase, which produces MKTVRPLILFDPHPRPLNLIFDAATKARLESLGEVIWHDGPPAPPEHIDRYLPEAVALIGQSPLPKERLDRAPKLKAVFNVESNFLPNIDYIECHRRGIPVLSTGPVFAKPVAEMALGLALASARRIHEADAAIRSGTETLYGEGDNHDSFLLSGKTLALVGFGNLGRALLPLLKPFGGEILVCDPWIHPTVLRESGVTPASLEECFQRASVVFLLAATTTENSGGIDARYFNRMSKGSIVVLASRAGIVNFDALLDAAASGHIRAAIDVWPEEPVPPGHRARSTPNTVLQAHRAGNINEIWPWMGQMVVDDLEQILKGLPPQRCQRAQLETVARIRSKPVS; this is translated from the coding sequence ATGAAAACCGTCCGCCCGCTCATACTCTTCGATCCGCATCCGCGTCCACTGAACCTGATTTTCGACGCGGCGACCAAGGCTCGCCTCGAATCACTTGGCGAGGTCATCTGGCACGATGGCCCGCCCGCCCCGCCGGAGCACATCGACCGTTATCTGCCCGAAGCCGTGGCGCTCATCGGCCAGTCCCCGCTACCGAAAGAACGCCTCGATCGCGCGCCAAAGCTGAAAGCCGTCTTCAATGTCGAGAGCAATTTTTTGCCCAACATCGACTACATCGAATGTCATCGTCGCGGCATCCCCGTGCTCTCCACCGGCCCCGTTTTTGCGAAGCCGGTTGCCGAAATGGCGCTCGGCCTGGCATTGGCCTCGGCACGGCGTATCCATGAGGCGGATGCGGCCATTCGCTCCGGCACGGAAACCCTCTACGGGGAAGGCGACAACCATGACTCGTTCCTTCTTTCCGGGAAAACGCTCGCCCTGGTGGGCTTTGGCAACCTCGGCCGGGCACTCCTTCCCCTGCTCAAGCCGTTTGGCGGGGAAATACTCGTCTGTGATCCGTGGATACACCCGACCGTTCTTCGTGAATCGGGTGTCACTCCGGCATCGCTGGAGGAATGTTTCCAGCGCGCCTCCGTCGTTTTCCTGCTGGCGGCCACAACGACGGAGAATTCCGGGGGGATCGACGCCCGCTATTTCAACCGCATGAGCAAGGGAAGCATCGTCGTTCTCGCCAGCCGGGCCGGTATTGTGAACTTCGACGCACTGCTGGATGCCGCCGCATCCGGCCACATCCGCGCGGCGATCGATGTCTGGCCCGAGGAACCCGTCCCCCCGGGCCATCGCGCCCGCTCCACGCCCAACACGGTTTTGCAGGCGCACCGCGCTGGTAATATCAATGAAATCTGGCCCTGGATGGGCCAGATGGTGGTCGATGACCTGGAGCAGATCCTGAAAGGGCTGCCTCCACAACGCTGCCAGCGCGCCCAACTCGAAACCGTTGCGAGAATCCGCAGCAAACCGGTGTCATGA
- a CDS encoding haloacid dehalogenase: MHLQLPDRDFGGYIFDCDGTLADTMPLHYRAWAQVVAEAGRNFPRELFYRWGGRPGAEIVTSLNAEYHLQLDVTETAEHKERYFLELIHEVKPVEEVVSIARRVHERGHLLAVCSGGYREFVEITLDAIGIKNLFDVIVCAEDYTKGKPAPDCFFTTAERLGVPPTDCLVFEDSPAGIAAARAAGMACVVVPEHFK, encoded by the coding sequence CTGCATCTCCAGCTTCCTGACCGTGATTTCGGCGGCTACATTTTTGATTGCGACGGTACCCTCGCCGACACGATGCCGCTGCACTACCGCGCCTGGGCGCAAGTCGTGGCCGAAGCAGGCAGAAACTTTCCTCGCGAGCTGTTTTATCGCTGGGGCGGACGCCCCGGCGCCGAGATCGTTACCTCGCTCAACGCCGAATACCACCTGCAACTCGACGTCACCGAAACCGCGGAACACAAAGAGAGGTATTTTCTTGAACTCATCCACGAAGTGAAACCCGTCGAGGAAGTCGTCTCCATTGCCCGCCGGGTTCACGAAAGAGGTCACCTCCTTGCCGTGTGCTCCGGAGGTTATCGTGAATTTGTCGAAATCACGCTCGATGCCATCGGCATCAAAAATCTCTTCGACGTCATCGTCTGCGCCGAAGATTACACGAAGGGGAAACCCGCTCCCGACTGCTTTTTCACCACCGCTGAACGGCTTGGTGTTCCGCCGACCGATTGTCTGGTGTTTGAGGACAGTCCCGCAGGCATCGCCGCCGCCCGCGCCGCCGGCATGGCATGTGTCGTTGTTCCGGAGCATTTCAAATGA
- a CDS encoding folylpolyglutamate synthase, with protein MSPDPGRSPWRSYAAVQDYLFSLKAKGVSFGIDRMRHFAAALGHPERAVPVIHIAGTNGKGSVAALIESILRAAGYRTGLYTSPHLVRLGERVQVDRVPLTEQEIMAYAAELKPLAERLGAQSDEAMPSFFEFMTAMAFLQFARRRCDVAIIEVGLGGRLDATNIVQPDLCVITSIGLDHCEMLGDTLEKIAAEKAGIIKPGIPVVLGHLPAAAERVIREIAAAQESPVMSVRELWGDDLARYPATRLEGDYQRINAATAMLACGAWAGERLTEDAVARGLGNVRWAGRWERRRIGGRLLVLDASHNPEGAQVLDANLARLHAETGRKPVVITGVLGTLRARPLLETIARHASEIHLVVPQQARACGFAQLEALVPASFSGPVRRGTVEALFPSADVCAAGGPDDVIVVTGSIYLLGEVLTRLTTPDGVGEGRLQDF; from the coding sequence ATGTCACCCGACCCAGGCCGGAGTCCCTGGCGCTCTTACGCCGCCGTCCAGGATTATCTTTTCAGCCTCAAGGCCAAGGGTGTGTCGTTCGGTATCGACCGGATGCGCCACTTCGCCGCCGCGCTCGGCCATCCGGAGCGGGCGGTGCCGGTCATCCATATCGCGGGGACCAATGGCAAGGGCTCCGTCGCCGCCCTGATCGAGTCGATCCTGCGGGCCGCCGGCTACCGCACCGGCCTCTACACGTCGCCGCATCTGGTGCGCCTCGGCGAGCGTGTGCAGGTGGACCGCGTGCCGCTCACGGAGCAGGAAATCATGGCGTATGCCGCCGAACTGAAACCGCTGGCGGAGCGGCTCGGCGCGCAGTCGGACGAAGCGATGCCGAGCTTTTTCGAATTCATGACGGCGATGGCGTTCCTGCAATTTGCGCGCCGCCGCTGCGACGTGGCCATTATCGAAGTCGGCCTCGGCGGCCGGCTCGACGCCACCAACATCGTGCAGCCGGACTTGTGCGTGATCACCTCGATCGGCCTCGACCACTGCGAGATGCTCGGAGACACGCTGGAGAAAATCGCCGCCGAGAAAGCCGGCATCATCAAGCCGGGCATTCCCGTGGTGCTCGGCCACCTGCCGGCCGCGGCGGAGCGGGTGATCCGGGAGATCGCCGCCGCGCAGGAAAGCCCGGTGATGAGCGTGCGCGAGTTGTGGGGAGACGACCTCGCGCGCTATCCGGCCACCCGCCTCGAAGGCGATTACCAGCGGATCAACGCCGCCACCGCCATGCTGGCCTGCGGAGCCTGGGCGGGGGAGCGGCTGACCGAGGACGCCGTCGCGCGCGGCCTCGGCAACGTCCGCTGGGCCGGGCGCTGGGAACGCCGCCGGATCGGCGGCCGGTTGCTCGTGCTCGACGCCTCGCACAATCCGGAAGGCGCGCAGGTGCTCGACGCCAACCTTGCGCGGCTGCACGCGGAAACGGGCCGCAAGCCCGTCGTGATCACCGGTGTGCTCGGCACCTTGCGGGCGCGTCCGCTCCTGGAGACGATTGCGCGCCATGCGAGCGAGATTCACCTCGTGGTGCCGCAGCAGGCGCGGGCGTGCGGGTTTGCGCAACTGGAGGCGCTGGTGCCGGCCTCGTTTTCCGGGCCGGTGCGTCGCGGCACGGTCGAGGCGCTTTTCCCGTCGGCGGACGTCTGCGCGGCGGGGGGGCCGGACGACGTGATTGTGGTGACGGGATCGATTTACCTGCTGGGCGAAGTGCTCACCCGCCTCACGACGCCCGACGGGGTCGGGGAGGGGCGGTTGCAGGATTTCTGA